The Vibrio tubiashii genome includes a window with the following:
- a CDS encoding transglutaminase-like cysteine peptidase gives MFANGLIAFAVLLLATTTSFALNTQEQRWVDAVRKTYGDRAGRRVETWRKEMAQYKSIPERDKLTKVNNFFNQLNFVNDIHLWGKNDYWATPLEFLGSNAGDCEDFTIAKYFSLLELGVSDKKLRLVYVKAIELNQFHMVLAYYSKPSAEPILLDNINPQIKRASKRRDLLPIYSFNGKNLWLMKSKQGQLAGKSSRLSLWNDLRAREKSLKLNKPVVNYDE, from the coding sequence ATGTTTGCCAACGGCCTGATTGCTTTTGCTGTACTGCTGTTAGCCACAACCACATCGTTTGCTCTTAACACCCAAGAGCAACGTTGGGTCGATGCTGTGCGAAAAACCTACGGCGATCGCGCCGGCCGCCGTGTCGAAACGTGGCGCAAGGAGATGGCGCAGTATAAATCGATCCCTGAACGGGATAAGCTGACCAAGGTAAATAACTTCTTCAATCAACTCAATTTCGTCAACGATATTCACCTATGGGGCAAAAACGATTACTGGGCGACGCCTTTGGAGTTCCTTGGCAGTAATGCAGGGGACTGTGAAGACTTCACCATCGCCAAGTATTTTTCCCTTCTTGAACTAGGTGTATCAGATAAAAAACTCCGCTTGGTGTATGTTAAAGCCATTGAATTAAATCAATTTCATATGGTTTTGGCCTATTACTCCAAGCCAAGTGCAGAACCGATTCTGCTCGACAACATCAACCCACAAATTAAACGTGCATCTAAACGCCGAGATTTACTACCTATCTACAGTTTTAACGGTAAGAATCTATGGCTGATGAAGTCGAAACAGGGACAACTTGCAGGGAAGTCTTCAAGGCTCAGCCTATGGAATGACCTCCGTGCGCGCGAGAAATCGCTCAAGCTAAATAAACCAGTAGTCAATTATGATGAGTAG
- a CDS encoding bifunctional diguanylate cyclase/phosphodiesterase, with protein MTLYKQLVAGMIAVILMLLISVFIIEFNTTRSNLIQQQRSEVNNTINTVGLALAPYLENKDQVAVESVINALFDGSSYSVVRLIFLDTGDEILRSYPVKPNNVPKWFTRLNLFEKIHDRRVVTSGWMQLAEVEIVSHPGDAYTQLWLAFERLVIAFCIIMLLGLFSISFILRRALRPLQLIVNKMEQVANNQFGEPLPRPATQDLIYVVDGINSMSAQLEKSFKAQAKEAQQLRERAYIDPVSQLGNRAYYMSQLNSWIGEGGIGGVAILEASFIRELYEEKGYEAGDGMVRELADHLKVSMSSPDVTLARISTEEFGFILPNVDDSELKLIAESIVTYVQDINADPTGMATANLSLGVVYNKASTSSTELLTMLDNALANAKSNPELNYGYVTGEDTDNLMGKQQWKTLVEEAISNDWFSFRFQAANNSWGQAYHREVFSAIEKDGERYSANQYLFALEQLNASHLFDEYVIKAIVDRLEAGEFSEPVAINIAQSSISQPSFIRWVTQLLNKHSSVASLLHFEIPENCFINSPHHTALFCNAVRGAGADFGVDNYGRNFQSLDYINEFRPAYVKLDYLYTHHLDDEKQKFTLTSISRTAHNLGIKTIASRVETQTQLDFLSEHFIEVFQGFIVDK; from the coding sequence ATGACTTTATATAAACAACTTGTCGCAGGTATGATTGCGGTCATTTTGATGCTGTTAATCTCGGTGTTTATCATCGAATTTAACACCACTCGAAGTAACCTCATTCAACAGCAGCGCTCTGAGGTGAATAACACCATCAATACGGTCGGTCTCGCATTGGCCCCGTATCTAGAAAACAAGGACCAAGTTGCCGTGGAATCGGTCATCAATGCCTTGTTTGATGGCAGTAGCTATTCAGTGGTGCGTTTGATCTTCTTAGATACCGGAGACGAGATCCTACGCTCGTATCCAGTCAAGCCAAACAATGTGCCAAAATGGTTCACTCGCCTCAACCTGTTTGAAAAGATCCACGACCGACGCGTCGTGACGAGCGGATGGATGCAATTAGCCGAAGTCGAGATTGTCAGCCACCCTGGGGATGCCTACACCCAGCTATGGCTTGCATTTGAACGCTTAGTGATTGCTTTTTGTATTATCATGCTGCTTGGTTTGTTCTCTATCTCTTTCATCCTAAGACGCGCGCTTCGTCCTTTGCAGCTTATCGTAAACAAAATGGAGCAAGTCGCGAACAATCAGTTTGGCGAACCACTTCCACGACCGGCAACGCAAGACCTAATCTATGTTGTTGATGGCATTAACAGCATGTCCGCCCAACTTGAGAAATCCTTTAAAGCACAAGCAAAAGAAGCTCAGCAACTTCGTGAACGTGCCTACATTGATCCAGTGTCGCAACTTGGTAACCGTGCTTACTACATGAGTCAGCTTAACTCGTGGATTGGCGAAGGTGGTATTGGCGGCGTTGCAATACTCGAAGCAAGCTTCATTCGCGAACTCTATGAAGAAAAAGGTTATGAAGCGGGTGATGGTATGGTTCGAGAGCTCGCAGATCACTTGAAGGTGTCTATGTCATCGCCAGATGTCACTCTAGCGCGTATCTCTACAGAGGAATTTGGTTTTATCTTACCGAATGTCGATGATTCTGAGCTTAAGTTGATTGCCGAGAGCATTGTTACCTATGTGCAAGATATCAACGCCGATCCAACAGGAATGGCGACGGCAAACCTATCCCTAGGTGTGGTGTACAACAAGGCTTCGACAAGCTCGACAGAGCTGCTCACTATGCTTGATAACGCTTTGGCTAATGCCAAGTCGAACCCAGAACTTAACTACGGTTATGTGACTGGAGAAGACACTGACAACCTAATGGGTAAACAGCAGTGGAAAACCTTGGTGGAAGAAGCGATCAGTAATGATTGGTTTAGCTTCCGCTTTCAGGCTGCCAATAACAGTTGGGGGCAAGCTTATCATCGCGAAGTTTTCTCTGCGATTGAGAAAGATGGCGAACGCTACAGCGCAAATCAATACTTGTTTGCTCTAGAACAGCTTAATGCTAGCCACCTATTCGACGAATATGTGATTAAAGCGATTGTCGATCGACTAGAAGCAGGCGAATTTAGTGAGCCTGTTGCGATCAACATTGCGCAGAGCAGTATCTCTCAGCCAAGCTTTATCCGCTGGGTGACACAATTGCTAAACAAACATTCATCGGTTGCCTCACTGTTGCATTTTGAGATTCCTGAAAACTGCTTTATCAATTCACCACACCACACTGCCCTATTCTGTAATGCGGTACGCGGGGCAGGTGCAGATTTTGGTGTCGATAACTATGGGCGTAACTTCCAGTCTTTGGATTACATCAACGAGTTCCGTCCTGCTTATGTGAAGCTAGATTATCTCTACACTCACCACTTGGATGATGAGAAGCAGAAATTTACTCTGACCTCTATTTCGAGAACAGCGCATAACTTGGGTATCAAGACTATCGCTTCACGTGTCGAAACTCAAACTCAGTTAGATTTCTTATCTGAGCACTTTATTGAAGTCTTCCAAGGCTTCATCGTAGATAAATAA